The nucleotide window TGGATCTCCCTCAGGGACACACTCAGCAGTATGCGGATATATATAGGAGAGACAAGAGGACACTACATAGCGTGATCGGTCTGATATTCAAATTTTATGTAAAAAAGATATAAAAGTGCGCACTTACAAAGTGCAtagtaaaaacaagcatttgtcaaaTCATTAGTGAAAAACGGAGGGTCACCGcactctcaccgcctcccctgggtCTTCTGAGTCTCCTCTGCGTGTAGTCTGCTGTCGGGGCCTGTCTCGTTGCGCCCGTCCCGGCGTGGGACGTCACGGCTCCTTGGCTTGAGAACTACGGATCGCCTTCAAGTCCAAAATGATACCACAATTGCCTGCGGTGTTTAGATTGGTCAATCACAAGGTTGACGTTAATATCTAAGGTCATCAGCTGGGCTGCTATTTTAGTGCCTTATGGGTTGCCAACCTATGCAGACTCATCCTCTCCTTGAACATTCGACTTGTCTTTCCAATGTAGTATAGACGACATGGGAACTTAATAAAGTGCTCCACAAATTTGGTCATACAGTTCATTCAGTCCTTGATGGGAATTGTGGTGCCACGTAAAGTGTGTATAAAAAGATGTTGGCAATTCATAGAGCGATTGCACTTAAATACACAGTTGGGTCTGGCTAACCATTGTGATGATGTACTATTTTTATCCACTGGATCAGTGGAGACAGGTGTGTCCCTGATATTTCAGCCACGTGTGTAGCAAAACAAGGGTGGACCTGGCAACTGTGTAGCCTGATGCGTGTCACACGACAAGATATGCCAACGCCTCAACACACAACTCTTAATAGCAGCAGATTTTTGGGTGAAATTGCACGATACAAAGCCGCTTATCTCCAGCCTCGCCTTTAGCAATTGACACACACTATCAAAGAACTCAGTAAGAATAATTAAGCAGATTGGACATTgaacataagacaccttccatgctGAAAGCCACTTTGAAGGTTTAGTTCTGTGTAACATTGAAGAGTAACTCCCTTTTTACCTAATGGCAATATCATTCTGAACTTTGATTACTGCAGTAATTACCTTATAGAGCAAAGTCCATGTGGTGTTATTGTCTCACGTGCACTTCCTGGTGTATATACTGCAGGAGGCTGACGCTTCACAGCACTCACATACTGTCCCTCTGCACCAGCCTGCGCTCTCTTACCCCAGGGTAGAAGTGGTGGCACTTTGAGGGGATGGACGGGAGGAAAAATGCCCCAGCTGTGCTCTCTGGGATCCTCGAAAAGAGACGGCAAAACCTGGTAAGTGGGTGATGGGTACTGGTACGAAGATGAGCGGgagtatctctctatatatacggAATGGGACTATTAGCCGCCGTTTCTCTGCAGCCACTCAGTTGCCGACAGTTGTGCCGCGGCCCTTTCAGCCGTAAGGTAAGGCAGTTAGGGgggagggtaaggggttaaggttagagtTACTTGGGTAAGGGTTTACGGTTTGGGTTTTTAGGGGGAGAGGGTTTGGGTTTCTACAGTTAGGGGTTAAATATAGGTAAGGGGTTGGAGGGATACATTACCGAACCTGGCAGACAAGTCCAGCAGTGAAAGAGCTATGCCGAATGATCGCGGCTAAACGGCCATGTCTAATTGTCCTACAcgcttctatatactgtatgcaaaaatTTCACATTTCCAGCCAAAAATTCCCATAGGCATCAAAGGGAATCTCCCGCTGAAAACGGCGCATACAGCCACTTCCGTATATATAGAATAAGAGTTAGTGCCAAGAAccaatattatatacacatacatatctatatatatatattacacagacacctactgtatttactgtatacttacttttatacatatgtattcagtatatttttatttattaaatcttTTTCCAGGAAATATTAcgttgagttacctctcgttttcaagtatgtcctgggcacagagttatgttgaCAATAGGAAAAGTTATGTTTACAGAAGTTTCATCGACAGagacaatatatgttatgggcatatGGAACGTAATATATATTAGGGAGAGATGAATTGTAAAACAATtagtatattttaaaaaaaaaaccttgctaaTATAATAGTATTACTTCCTAATACTTAATTCCCTTTAATGTGAGAAATGAATTCATCTTAATGTCTTCTCTTCCTTACAAAACAGTGTGATTCATTGTGTTATCAGTTAGTTGTTCTCCTACACCCTTGGGTGTCTGGTAGACCGTGGCTTACTGGTTCTTTCACAAAGAACCGAGCGGGAATAACTGGTCTGGACTTTTTATCTTTTCAGAAGTTCCACTGGAGAACGTACCTCTTTATTTTGGATAAAATGAAACTGTCATATTACAAGACAACAGCAAGCAATGACAAAGATGTGACAGCGTATGCTTTAAAGGTACCCTGGCCGGACTACACTGGTagagttggggggagggggagattggtCTCGGTTTCTAACTGTTCATATTGCAGATGAGAGAAGAGAACGATAAGTAACCCAAGTTAAAGCTCTCTGGCTCACACTCAATGTTTTATGATAAAATTAAAATTACATATTTCTTTACTCTTAAACTAAAATATAGGATATTAAAATAACAGGCAAGACGTACACTGGCTCCTATGTCGAGTGTAATGTGTATACTCTGGATCCTAACAATGTCGGGAGATGATGTATAAATGATTCATCAAATACCTATAGGTATTCTTTAACTTGGGTTACTTAACTTTCTCTTCTCTCATTACCTAAACTTACCCAAGAGCACCGCTCACAACCTATATTTAGCAGCAGCGGGGGTTCCCTATTTGATTCTGTACATATTGCAGATACTCCGGTCCTGAAAggagacatgaaaatgagcacttgGGGGTGATTCATCAAAGTGTAATAGTCCCAATTGGGGAACTAtagcatggaaactcccattcaagtcaatacaAGAGTCCGTGCAGTAGTGAACGATCAGCACTGTCGCACTATAACAACTTTTGCGGCAGGAGGTCTGGCGGCATAAGAGGGTCACAGGACATCTGGGGTTACAACCACCTGATCGCTTCCATTGCAATCGGGTTCACCACACCTTGGGATCTCCCCCTAGAGAGCTGCAAAACTAACGTGACGAGCGCTGAATGTCATAATGGTCCCTAGAGTGAAGGTCCTTGTGTGACGTTCAGGGATACATCACAAGAGCAACCTATGGGTTGCTGAATAACCCAAGTTGAGGGTGGCACTTTTTAGCTTCCACAATTGGCCTTAAACAGCAGTAACCTTCATGCTTTAGTCCACAGCATTACTCAGAGGCAGAAGGTGATGAATCCATTCATCTGGTTTCCCCCCATGACatgttctctctcttcctgcaggggAAGCTGTGGGGCACCATAGACATGCAACACGTGAGTGCCATGCGCAGTTATTCACTACAGCGGCGCGGATCCTTCACCCCCTCAAAACCATCCAACATTCACAAATTAATTGATCTCTATACCGCTACAGGTGCAGTCGTTGCGCTCTATTAATCCAATAGGTCATCGTCACTCACTGGAGATCGAGCTGAGGAATGGGAAGGTCATCGTGCTTGTACGTATAAACTATCCCGctccaaaaatacacacacacactatatacacacatacacaaaaataTCAGTTAGCAGGTACAACCCAAAATTGTGTtcgtatacagcagggccccgctttgcggcgttccgctcatacggcgtttcccaatgtatacccatattcattggGTTCGGCGCTTGTTCCGTCTTTCTGGCGATTTTCAGCATGACGCGCTCAGCAGCGGAGGATCCGGCTGTCACTAAGAATCAGTTTTAGCGCGcgcgcaactccttgtcagatgccatgtcagcgaaacagtcggcttacagctctgcatctctgttttcaaaggtacaatacagtacagtagggccccgctttactgCGATTTCCGCTTTTCGGCGGAGGCGTGGAACAGAACCCGCCatatgagcggggccctactttatatgtgtgtatatgtgtgtgtgtacgttcatacatacatacatacatacatacctacatactgtgttacaaaaaaaagggaccccttttatttttcatcatatcttgcagaaaaattAATTTTCATGAAATGTTATCAACTCTAGGTCTGTCACAGCAGATTATCACGTGTAAGAATTATTTGACaatctaataaatatttttgGGGATTGGTGACAGCGTGATCACCTCATCAAGTgtatagttacaaaatggtgtttagcacAGAAGATAAGCAcattataaagtgcttgagacagagcaagaattatggtccaaaatgTGTACGTAAAATACGCCTGATGAAGAACTGTCACTAGGTGGACTGAAAAACAAATTTGTAAAACCATGTATCATTCAGGATTGGCAGCAGCTGGGCCAAAGTGTAATCGATTATGCAGTCAAACTGTGGCGTTCCCGTCTTTGGGTTTTTCAGCAGGAGGACATTTTTAACACACACTAAACCATACTTTATAGTAATTTtggtgtttcagattagattacaacagtttaacaccatcatgtttgtataatgggtgattttaattatccagacagactggagCAATGAGCTTAGTATTACAATgtaaggaaacaggttttggggggtgcttaaagacaattacatgacccaagtTATTGaaaaaccaaccaggagaggggcagtactggattgggTAATATCGAAcaatgtagaattaataacaaatattcaatttCGGGAACATTTTGacaacagtgatcataacatggtctcatttgaaataaatgatcaaaaaccatattacttggGCTCAACAAAGACTtcacattttagaaaggcagattttaatacattgaggaataatctacaaggaatacattgggatgatgttatTGTAGGGAAAATGCGGAAGATAAATggccagtctttaaaacattgttagaaaggtACAAGGTGGGGTAAAAAGTATtattgcacctggattgaaacctAGTTGAAGGATAGTTAATGCAGTTACCCCTCCTGCCTCCATTTTAAAGGCCGCTGTGAGGCCCTAGCCCTGCTCTTCAGCTTGGTGGGGTAACACATGTTCCCTTTGTCTTCAGTCTGCAGAGAATAGTTTGGAGACAGTGCGGTGGCTGCAGGCGTTACAGGGGACAATGGTAGCGGCGAGGAAAAGGTACAAGTACTTTTCACATTGAGTACCTGTCACGATCTCTCACTTCTGTATCTCCCTCACTTCTCATCATCACTTCTGTATCTCCTTCGCATTTCACAATCACCCTATCACTTCTCATTATCACTTCTGTATCTCCTTTGCATTTCACACTCACCCTATCACTTCTCATTATCACTTCTGTATCTCCTTCGCGTTTCACACTCACCCTATCACTTCTCATTATCACTTCTGTATCTCCTTCGCGTTTCACACTCACCCTATTACTTATCCATCCCGTCTTTCCTTCCTCTATCTGTGTTTTACTTACTTCTCATACTCTTCTGTTCttcctgctgctctttctcctcAAACatactctccacctctctctttgTCACTGCTCACTCTCTCGCCCTCCAACTCTCTCACATACTCACTATCATAACctttctctcgccctctgtcctcTCACGACTTACTCCCACAATCACTATTTCCATCTCTCCCCACAGACTGTCATCTGATATTCCCGTCACGTGTAAAATTCCAG belongs to Ascaphus truei isolate aAscTru1 chromosome 11, aAscTru1.hap1, whole genome shotgun sequence and includes:
- the LOC142463442 gene encoding uncharacterized protein LOC142463442 isoform X2 codes for the protein MDGRKNAPAVLSGILEKRRQNLKFHWRTYLFILDKMKLSYYKTTASNDKDGKLWGTIDMQHVQSLRSINPIGHRHSLEIELRNGKVIVLSAENSLETVRWLQALQGTMVAARKRLSSDIPVTCKIPDELDECQSTCEWINKPNTAIKEADSPDCIAGTTELGDLDAFIDQTFTGITFNRQSQMVRMEPQQQLPDQDCNTNNT
- the LOC142463442 gene encoding uncharacterized protein LOC142463442 isoform X1, coding for MDGRKNAPAVLSGILEKRRQNLKFHWRTYLFILDKMKLSYYKTTASNDKDVTAYALKGKLWGTIDMQHVQSLRSINPIGHRHSLEIELRNGKVIVLSAENSLETVRWLQALQGTMVAARKRLSSDIPVTCKIPDELDECQSTCEWINKPNTAIKEADSPDCIAGTTELGDLDAFIDQTFTGITFNRQSQMVRMEPQQQLPDQDCNTNNT
- the LOC142463442 gene encoding uncharacterized protein LOC142463442 isoform X3, with the translated sequence MDGRKNAPAVLSGILEKRRQNLKFHWRTYLFILDKMKLSYYKTTASNDKDVTAYALKVQSLRSINPIGHRHSLEIELRNGKVIVLSAENSLETVRWLQALQGTMVAARKRLSSDIPVTCKIPDELDECQSTCEWINKPNTAIKEADSPDCIAGTTELGDLDAFIDQTFTGITFNRQSQMVRMEPQQQLPDQDCNTNNT